From one Plantibacter flavus genomic stretch:
- a CDS encoding alpha/beta fold hydrolase: MVSTRKQLIVDDGVTISYTVFEGSEPASVILHGLAGSSREFLPTARALAGRSVVLIDQRGHGESTRRPMDTSRAAYVSDVARVIEAETSEPVIVIGQSMGAHTAMLLAADRPDIVRALVMLEGDQGSGTVEDHRALGGFFRSWNVPFASRSDAAAELGDGPLERAWVEDLEETVDGLVPRFDADVMQTTIEAVGEPRWREWESIDVPTLVVYADGGMFTEDKKAAFAGRGRRARRVDLSGASHDAHLDAHEQWVEALRTFIDAQ, from the coding sequence ATGGTCTCGACACGGAAGCAGCTGATCGTCGACGACGGGGTCACGATCTCGTACACCGTGTTCGAGGGTTCCGAGCCGGCGTCGGTCATCCTCCACGGACTCGCCGGGAGCAGTCGGGAGTTCCTTCCAACGGCTCGAGCGCTTGCCGGACGATCGGTCGTCCTCATCGACCAGCGTGGCCACGGAGAGAGTACGAGGCGGCCGATGGACACCTCTCGAGCGGCGTACGTCTCGGATGTCGCACGGGTGATCGAAGCCGAGACATCAGAACCGGTGATCGTCATCGGGCAGTCGATGGGCGCGCATACCGCGATGCTCCTGGCTGCCGACAGGCCAGACATCGTTCGCGCGCTGGTCATGCTCGAAGGGGACCAGGGCAGCGGCACGGTGGAGGATCACCGAGCCCTCGGCGGTTTCTTCCGGTCGTGGAACGTCCCGTTCGCAAGTCGATCGGACGCGGCGGCGGAGCTTGGTGACGGGCCGCTCGAACGTGCCTGGGTCGAGGATCTGGAGGAGACAGTCGACGGGTTGGTCCCACGATTCGATGCAGACGTCATGCAGACGACGATCGAGGCGGTCGGGGAGCCTCGCTGGCGCGAGTGGGAGAGCATCGACGTGCCAACCCTCGTGGTCTATGCAGACGGAGGAATGTTCACCGAGGATAAGAAGGCGGCGTTCGCAGGCCGGGGCAGGCGCGCACGTCGCGTCGATCTCAGCGGTGCATCGCATGATGCGCACCTTGACGCGCATGAGCAGTGGGTCGAGGCGCTCCGCACCTTCATCGATGCGCAGTGA
- a CDS encoding LysR family transcriptional regulator yields MELRQLRYFLAVAEELHFGRAARRLHMSQPPLSVQVARLEQEVGTALFDRSTRRVALTAAGRHLQARARHIVEELDTVRSEMRDFVDGLAGELTAGFVSSANYTVLPGVVQLFRASRPGVTLRLVPLTSGEQFDRLRDGTLDVGIVRDEVPQTPSDSSPALTTEVVFEERLVACLPVGHPLAGRPEVTAEELLEVPMISYPRALMPGFVDRVAEVLGTSSRTQVVEEVVHQETALGFVAAGVGTTILPESVRQLVPPSIVVVPLAGSPTTRLLAARQERVDESPVHDAFIACLRDAAAQLG; encoded by the coding sequence ATGGAGCTCCGCCAGCTGCGCTACTTCCTCGCCGTCGCCGAGGAGCTCCATTTCGGTCGTGCCGCCCGACGGCTGCACATGTCGCAGCCACCGCTGAGCGTCCAGGTCGCACGACTCGAGCAGGAGGTCGGCACCGCGCTGTTCGACCGTTCGACGAGGCGGGTGGCGCTGACCGCCGCCGGACGACACCTCCAGGCGCGGGCGCGACACATCGTCGAGGAGCTCGACACGGTCCGGAGTGAGATGCGCGACTTCGTCGACGGTCTCGCCGGGGAGCTCACCGCAGGGTTCGTGAGTTCGGCCAACTACACGGTCCTCCCCGGCGTCGTGCAGCTGTTCCGGGCGAGCCGCCCCGGGGTGACGCTGCGCCTGGTGCCGTTGACCTCAGGAGAGCAGTTCGACCGGCTCCGCGACGGCACCCTCGACGTCGGGATCGTCCGTGATGAGGTCCCGCAGACGCCATCCGACAGCTCCCCCGCGCTCACGACCGAGGTCGTCTTCGAGGAGCGTCTCGTGGCGTGCCTCCCGGTCGGTCACCCGTTGGCAGGGCGACCCGAGGTCACCGCGGAGGAGCTCTTGGAGGTCCCGATGATCTCCTACCCGCGGGCGCTCATGCCGGGATTCGTGGACCGCGTCGCGGAGGTCCTCGGCACGTCGAGTCGGACGCAGGTGGTCGAGGAGGTCGTCCATCAGGAGACCGCCCTCGGGTTCGTCGCGGCCGGCGTCGGTACGACGATCCTGCCCGAGTCGGTGCGGCAGCTGGTGCCGCCGTCGATCGTCGTCGTGCCGCTCGCCGGGTCGCCGACGACACGCCTGCTGGCCGCTCGTCAGGAACGAGTGGACGAGAGCCCGGTCCACGACGCGTTCATCGCCTGTCTCCGCGACGCGGCCGCACAGCTCGGGTGA
- a CDS encoding GNAT family N-acetyltransferase — MTDTRDDFTIRRATPDDVPLLQAWSCDEPVAWIDPERLTAELASRNCRPEWSWIAEQDGRPMARALWWGQADANRPATLDCLTTTVEVAEPERVGAALIRAGLDAFGAGPALEFNVDVSPAWADDAASVEAVRWRHEPARAGGFSRTTERVSFARSTSDPVPARSQRLRFVAAPDDAFHELFALVATGTLDAHTQDMVAREGLEALADDDLAFYRSLPGERDAWRVAELLNGTIVGFIIPTRTAYDASISYLGVLPEHRGHGYVHDLLEEMVHVHHGSGQDRIVGTTDAANTPMRGAFERAGFSVARVRIVHEQ, encoded by the coding sequence ATGACCGACACCCGCGACGACTTCACCATCCGACGAGCCACTCCGGACGACGTCCCCCTCCTGCAAGCGTGGAGCTGCGACGAACCCGTCGCCTGGATCGACCCGGAACGGCTGACCGCCGAACTCGCGAGTCGGAACTGTCGACCGGAGTGGTCGTGGATCGCCGAGCAGGACGGTCGCCCGATGGCACGAGCACTCTGGTGGGGCCAGGCGGATGCGAACCGGCCCGCCACGCTCGACTGCCTCACCACCACGGTCGAAGTCGCGGAGCCCGAACGTGTCGGCGCTGCGCTCATCCGCGCCGGACTGGACGCCTTCGGCGCGGGACCGGCACTGGAGTTCAACGTCGACGTCTCCCCTGCCTGGGCCGATGACGCTGCGAGCGTGGAGGCGGTGCGGTGGCGCCACGAGCCTGCACGCGCCGGTGGGTTCTCGCGCACGACCGAGCGGGTCAGTTTCGCGAGGTCCACCTCCGATCCGGTGCCGGCACGATCGCAGCGCCTTCGTTTCGTCGCCGCCCCGGACGACGCGTTCCACGAGCTGTTCGCCCTGGTCGCGACCGGCACCCTCGATGCGCACACGCAGGACATGGTCGCGCGCGAAGGACTCGAGGCGCTCGCGGACGACGATCTAGCGTTCTACCGATCGCTCCCCGGCGAACGGGATGCCTGGCGGGTCGCAGAGCTGCTCAACGGGACGATCGTGGGATTCATCATCCCGACGAGGACGGCGTACGACGCGAGCATCAGTTACCTGGGCGTGCTCCCCGAGCATCGCGGACACGGTTACGTGCACGACCTCTTGGAGGAGATGGTCCACGTGCACCACGGGTCGGGACAGGACCGGATCGTCGGCACCACGGATGCCGCGAACACGCCGATGCGTGGCGCGTTCGAACGAGCCGGTTTCTCGGTCGCGCGCGTTCGGATCGTGCACGAGCAGTAG
- a CDS encoding tyramine oxidase subunit B → MTADASPNTRIDMLYLSEPEVIAAGMKDMAHCMEVMEEVLVLVAKGDYRMAGPTANSHGAPIGFPATSPFPGMPLDAADRRFMAMPAYLGGRFDTAGVKWYGSNVDNRERGLPRSIHLIVLNDKETGAPYAIMSGNLESAYRTAAVPGAAAKLLAPVDAKSLGIIGPGAMNKSALHAMTTARPSLDTIRIHGRRRSTSEAFADYVREHYPQFTTIEIAETVEAAVRDSDIVSEAVTGLVGSENYPFIDGDWIKPGAFLSLPANLRMDKEYTLSGKARLIADAKKIYEAWAEEYPAPSHETAFGMIGLYWQDLIGTGELDESRVVNIGDVFDGNAVGREFPEQPVLFSVGGMGVEDVAWAKTIYENAVEQGIGTKLNLWEAPDLA, encoded by the coding sequence GTGACCGCAGACGCTTCCCCGAACACCCGGATCGACATGCTCTACCTGAGCGAACCGGAGGTCATCGCCGCCGGCATGAAGGACATGGCCCACTGCATGGAGGTCATGGAGGAGGTGTTGGTGCTCGTCGCGAAGGGTGACTACCGGATGGCCGGCCCGACCGCCAACTCGCACGGAGCACCGATCGGGTTCCCCGCCACCTCACCGTTCCCCGGCATGCCGCTCGACGCCGCCGACCGCCGGTTCATGGCGATGCCCGCCTACCTCGGCGGACGCTTCGACACCGCCGGTGTCAAGTGGTATGGGTCGAACGTCGACAACCGCGAGCGGGGCCTCCCGCGCTCCATCCACCTCATCGTGCTCAACGACAAGGAGACCGGCGCGCCCTACGCGATCATGTCCGGCAACCTCGAGAGCGCCTACCGTACCGCTGCCGTGCCGGGAGCCGCCGCGAAGCTCCTGGCACCGGTGGACGCGAAGTCACTCGGCATCATCGGGCCCGGCGCCATGAACAAGAGCGCCCTGCACGCCATGACCACCGCCCGTCCCTCGCTCGACACCATCCGCATCCACGGGCGCCGACGGTCGACGTCCGAGGCGTTCGCCGACTACGTCCGCGAGCACTACCCGCAGTTCACGACGATCGAGATCGCCGAGACGGTCGAGGCCGCCGTGCGCGACTCGGACATCGTCTCCGAAGCCGTCACCGGCCTGGTCGGCTCGGAGAACTACCCGTTCATCGACGGCGACTGGATCAAGCCGGGCGCCTTCCTGAGCCTGCCCGCGAACTTGCGCATGGACAAGGAGTACACCCTCTCCGGCAAGGCGCGCCTCATCGCGGACGCGAAGAAGATCTACGAGGCGTGGGCCGAGGAGTACCCGGCGCCGTCGCACGAGACCGCGTTCGGGATGATCGGCCTCTACTGGCAGGACCTCATCGGGACCGGCGAGCTCGACGAGTCCCGCGTGGTCAACATCGGAGACGTCTTCGACGGGAACGCCGTCGGGCGCGAGTTCCCCGAGCAGCCGGTGCTCTTCAGCGTCGGAGGGATGGGCGTCGAGGACGTCGCGTGGGCGAAGACGATCTACGAGAACGCCGTCGAGCAGGGGATCGGCACGAAGCTCAACCTCTGGGAAGCCCCGGACCTGGCCTGA